The Chiloscyllium plagiosum isolate BGI_BamShark_2017 unplaced genomic scaffold, ASM401019v2 scaf_6650, whole genome shotgun sequence genomic interval ACGTTCTCCCCGAGCCCCAGCTGGCCATGTCCCAGACGGAAGCCAAGGATCGGGGGAGCCCAGGGCTAACTGAGCCAGGTTTCAGACAGAATCCCTTGGAAGGATATAATTGGAGCAGTTTTCCCACCAGTTCAGTTGATGGCAGATACCACTGGTGCATCATCAAGAACATGTGAGGAAGCAGCCTGTTCTTTAGCCTCCCACGGTCATCTGGAGGGCAACAGAGGAGAGGAATGGTTAATcagagaatcccgacagtgtggaaggaggccattcagccaattgagtcctcaccaaccctccaaagagcagcccacacTGACAAATCCCACCCTAGTAACCGTGCATtgaccacggccaatccaccctaacctgcacatccctgggcactatgggacaatttagcacggccaatccaccctaacctggacatccctgggcactgtggggcaatttagcacggccaatccaccctaacctgtacatccctgggcactgtgggacaatttagcacgaggagaaagtgaggtctgcagatgctggagatcaaagttgaaactttattgctggaacagcacagcgggtcaggcagcatccagggaacaggagattcgacgtttcggggcctgacccgctgtgctgttccagcaataaagtttcaacaatttagcacggccaatccaccctaacctgtacatccctgggcactatgggacaatttagcacggccaatccaccctaacctggacatccctggacactatggggcaatttagcacggccaatccaccctaacctggacatccctggacactatggggcaatttagcacagccaatccaccctaacctgcacatccctgggcactatgggacaatttagcacgcccaatccaccctaacctgcacatctttggattgtgggaggaaactggaggaaacccacgcagacacggggagaatgtgcaaactccagNNNNNNNNNNNNNNNNNNNNNNNNNNNNNNNNNNNNNNNNNNNNNNNNNNNNNNNNNNNNNNNNNNNNNNNNNNNNNNNNNNNNNNNNNNNNNNNNNNNNNNNNNNNNNNNNNNNNNNNNNNNNNNNNNNNNNNNNNNNNNNNNNNNNNNNNNNNNNNNNNNNNNNNNNNNNNNNNNNNNNNNNNNNNNNNNNNNNNNNNNNNNNNNNNNNNNNNNNNNNNNNNNNNNNNNNNNNNNNNNNNNNNNNNNNNNNNNNNNNNNNNNNNNNNNNNNNNNNNNNNNNNNNNNNNNNNNNNNNNNNNNNNNNNNNNNNNNNNNNNNNNNNNNNNNNNNNNNNNNNNNNNNNNNNNNNNNNNNNNNNNNNNNNNNNNNNNNNNNNNNNNNNNNNNNNNNNNNNNNNNNNNNNNNNNNNNNNNNNNNNNNNNNNNNNNNNNNNNNNNNNNNNNNNNNNNNNNNN includes:
- the LOC122546824 gene encoding RAS guanyl-releasing protein 4-like — encoded protein: MAETSNKEAEKPAFLVTEKSATIDEMIQACINEFDDRGRLKNRLLPHMFLMMHQWYLPSTELVGKLLQLYPSKGFCLKPGSVSPGLPRSLASVWDMASWGSGRTCLTSAPLRFFWDPSPIPSNSSQPP